A single genomic interval of Saccharothrix saharensis harbors:
- a CDS encoding DUF2742 domain-containing protein, whose amino-acid sequence MAGSPEWIALADTDPRKPAAVVLAALARLEESTAHAIAQRVAADWADAQVGHRERARAVATAPDQLPHIVGHQPFCLSAKRKLVSDLPCGHPACTTLVRFVHPLADELAARLPDTSWVRCVRHDGTTSLAVAA is encoded by the coding sequence TTGGCCGGTAGCCCGGAGTGGATCGCGCTGGCCGACACCGACCCGCGCAAGCCCGCAGCCGTGGTGCTGGCTGCGCTGGCTCGCCTGGAGGAGTCCACGGCGCACGCCATCGCCCAACGCGTGGCTGCGGACTGGGCCGACGCCCAGGTCGGTCACCGCGAGCGTGCACGGGCTGTCGCCACCGCGCCGGATCAACTCCCGCACATCGTCGGACACCAGCCGTTCTGTCTGTCCGCCAAGCGAAAGCTCGTCAGTGACCTTCCGTGCGGACACCCCGCTTGCACCACGCTCGTGCGATTCGTCCACCCGCTGGCCGACGAGTTGGCCGCTCGCCTTCCCGACACGTCGTGGGTGCGCTGTGTCCGTCACGACGGCACCACGTCGTTGGCGGTGGCCGCGTGA
- a CDS encoding DUF2637 domain-containing protein codes for MSTWAENRRADKVVAAEQRRADQALLFEQRRADQEAAAKLAEARKNAARARRAALWTALTVWLRTHTLDLLFVPVIVVPAVLAWTAMAEYGREVFGPVGTLLPLFSEGAMWTFAFAVPMAQRAGRSAGWLHLGTWVFAAVAAVLNYVHGSTVAHGVVMALVSVGGVIVHQLVTASPARKRRTRAERDARRLDRQAARRVLAVRRAALDQAVAELSADGTATLVHRPGLVAYRRRWGRAHLVPTTVPGLPVADSDDDWTDEISEYLTALPSPRSGDERNGRNGSGSAETPPVEITDKVATYAAKVRAAIDAKQLPARPSQTQVRTFLRIRAAVAVEVHRALFPTDTDPGDDDPRQAVTA; via the coding sequence ATGAGTACGTGGGCTGAGAACCGACGCGCGGACAAGGTGGTGGCCGCGGAGCAGCGTCGCGCGGACCAGGCGTTGTTGTTCGAGCAGCGCCGCGCCGACCAAGAGGCTGCGGCCAAGCTGGCGGAGGCTCGGAAGAACGCCGCTCGTGCCCGCCGCGCCGCGCTGTGGACGGCGTTGACCGTGTGGCTGCGTACTCACACCCTCGACCTGCTGTTCGTGCCGGTGATCGTGGTTCCGGCGGTGCTGGCGTGGACTGCGATGGCCGAGTACGGCCGTGAGGTGTTCGGGCCGGTCGGGACGTTGTTGCCGCTGTTCTCCGAAGGCGCGATGTGGACGTTCGCGTTCGCCGTGCCGATGGCGCAGCGGGCGGGCCGGTCGGCAGGGTGGCTGCATCTGGGCACGTGGGTGTTCGCCGCGGTGGCCGCCGTCCTGAACTACGTGCACGGCTCGACCGTCGCGCACGGTGTGGTCATGGCGCTGGTGTCGGTCGGTGGCGTCATCGTCCACCAGCTCGTCACCGCGTCTCCGGCCCGGAAGCGCCGTACCCGTGCCGAGCGTGACGCCCGTCGGCTCGACCGGCAGGCCGCTCGTCGGGTACTGGCAGTGCGCCGTGCCGCGCTGGATCAGGCGGTGGCGGAGCTGTCCGCAGACGGCACGGCCACGCTCGTGCACCGGCCCGGCCTGGTCGCCTACCGGCGCCGGTGGGGACGTGCCCACCTGGTGCCGACCACCGTTCCCGGTCTTCCCGTCGCCGACTCTGACGACGACTGGACCGACGAGATCAGCGAGTACCTGACCGCACTTCCCTCGCCCCGCTCGGGTGACGAGCGGAACGGCCGGAACGGGTCCGGTAGTGCGGAAACGCCTCCGGTGGAGATCACGGACAAGGTCGCGACGTACGCGGCGAAGGTGCGTGCCGCGATCGACGCCAAGCAGCTCCCCGCGCGCCCGTCACAGACCCAGGTCCGCACGTTCCTGCGCATCCGGGCCGCGGTGGCTGTCGAGGTTCACCGCGCGCTGTTCCCGACCGACACCGACCCCGGTGACGACGACCCCCGTCAGGCGGTGACCGCATGA